One window of the Ictidomys tridecemlineatus isolate mIctTri1 chromosome 11, mIctTri1.hap1, whole genome shotgun sequence genome contains the following:
- the Prmt6 gene encoding protein arginine N-methyltransferase 6 encodes MSQTKKRKLESGGGGEGGEGTEEEDGGEQEVAVPRPRRTKRERDQLYYECYSDVSVHEEMIADRVRTDAYRLGILRNWAALRGKTVLDVGAGTGILSIFCAQAGARRVYAVEASAIWQQAREVVRLNGLEDRVHVLPGPVETVELPEQVDAIVSEWMGYGLLHESMLSSVLHARTKWLKEGGILLPASAELFVAPISDQMLEWRLGFWSQVKQHYGVDMSCLESFATRCLMSHSEIVVQGLSGEDVLARPQRFAQLELARAGLEQELEAGVGGRFRCSCYGSAPMHGFAIWFQVTFPGGDSEKPLVLSTSPFHPATHWKQALLYLNEPVQVEQDTDVSGEITLLPSRDNPRRLRVLLRYKVGDQEEKTKDFAMED; translated from the coding sequence ATGTCGCAGACTAAGAAGAGAAAGCTTGAGTCGGGGGGCGGCGGCGAAGGAGGGGAGGGAACTGAAGAGGAAGATGGCGGGGAGCAGGAGGTGGCCGTGCCACGACCCCGGAGGACTAAGCGCGAGCGGGACCAGCTGTACTACGAGTGCTACTCGGACGTGTCGGTCCACGAGGAGATGATCGCCGACCGCGTCCGCACCGATGCCTACCGCCTGGGTATCCTGCGGAACTGGGCAGCTCTGCGAGGCAAGACCGTGTTGGACGTGGGTGCAGGCACCGGCATTTTGAGCATCTTCTGTGCCCAGGCCGGGGCCCGGCGCGTGTACGCGGTGGAGGCCAGCGCCATTTGGCAACAGGCCCGGGAGGTAGTGCGGCTCAACGGGCTGGAGGACCGAGTGCACGTCCTGCCAGGTCCAGTGGAGACCGTGGAGTTGCCAGAGCAGGTGGATGCCATCGTGAGCGAGTGGATGGGCTATGGACTTCTGCACGAGTCCATGCTGAGCTCTGTGCTGCACGCGCGGACCAAGTGGCTGAAGGAGGGCGGTATTCTCCTACCGGCTTCCGCTGAGCTCTTCGTAGCCCCCATTAGCGACCAGATGCTGGAGTGGCGCCTAGGCTTTTGGAGCCAGGTGAAGCAGCACTATGGCGTGGACATGAGTTGCCTAGAGAGTTTCGCCACACGCTGCCTCATGAGCCACTCGGAGATCGTGGTGCAGGGTCTGTCCGGCGAGGACGTGCTGGCCCGGCCACAGCGTTTTGCTCAGCTCGAGCTGGCCCGCGCCGGCCTGGAACAGGAGCTGGAGGCCGGGGTGGGCGGGCGCTTCCGCTGCAGCTGTTATGGCTCGGCGCCCATGCATGGTTTTGCCATCTGGTTCCAGGTGACCTTCCCTGGAGGAGATTCGGAGAAACCCCTGGTGCTGTCCACCTCGCCTTTTCATCCGGCCACACACTGGAAGCAGGCACTCCTCTACCTAAACGAGCCGGTACAAGTGGAACAAGACACGGACGTTTCAGGAGAGATCACGCTGCTGCCCTCCCGGGACAACCCTCGTCGCCTGCGCGTTCTGCTGCGCTACAAAGTGGGAGACCAGGAGGAAAAGACCAAAGACTTTGCCATGGAAGACTGA